A section of the Oreochromis niloticus isolate F11D_XX linkage group LG9, O_niloticus_UMD_NMBU, whole genome shotgun sequence genome encodes:
- the ube2wb gene encoding putative ubiquitin-conjugating enzyme E2 W-B isoform X2, with protein MTLNEKSVQNTITQWIVDMEGAPGTLYEGEKFQLLFKFSSRYPFDSPQVMFTGENIPVHPHVYSNGHICLSILTEDWSPALSVQSVCLSIISMLSSCKEKRRPPDNSFYVRTCNKNPKKTKWWYHDDTC; from the exons ATGACCCTCAATGAAAAAAGTGTACAGAATACCATTACACA gtgGATTGTAGATATGGAGGGAGCACCCGGCACACTGTATGAAGGAGAGAAATTTCAGCTGCTTTTCAAATTTAGTAGTCGATATCCTTTTGATTCACCTCAG GTAATGTTCACAGGAGAGAATATACCTGTCCACCCGCATGTGTATAGCAACGGTCACATCTGTCTATCTATCCTAACGGAAGATTGGTCGCCAGCGCTCTCAGTGCAATCAGTTTGTCTTAGCATTATCAGCATGTTGTCAAGCTGCAAAGAAAAG aGACGACCGCCTGATAACTCGTTTTATGTAAGAACATGTAAcaaaaatccaaagaaaacaaaatggtgGTATCACg ATGATACATGCTAA
- the ube2wb gene encoding putative ubiquitin-conjugating enzyme E2 W-B isoform X1 — MASMQKRLQKELLALQNDPPPGMTLNEKSVQNTITQWIVDMEGAPGTLYEGEKFQLLFKFSSRYPFDSPQVMFTGENIPVHPHVYSNGHICLSILTEDWSPALSVQSVCLSIISMLSSCKEKRRPPDNSFYVRTCNKNPKKTKWWYHDDTC, encoded by the exons ATGGCGTCGATGCAG AAAAGGCTACAAAAGGAATTATTAGCCTTGCAAAACGATCCACCCCCAGGAATGACCCTCAATGAAAAAAGTGTACAGAATACCATTACACA gtgGATTGTAGATATGGAGGGAGCACCCGGCACACTGTATGAAGGAGAGAAATTTCAGCTGCTTTTCAAATTTAGTAGTCGATATCCTTTTGATTCACCTCAG GTAATGTTCACAGGAGAGAATATACCTGTCCACCCGCATGTGTATAGCAACGGTCACATCTGTCTATCTATCCTAACGGAAGATTGGTCGCCAGCGCTCTCAGTGCAATCAGTTTGTCTTAGCATTATCAGCATGTTGTCAAGCTGCAAAGAAAAG aGACGACCGCCTGATAACTCGTTTTATGTAAGAACATGTAAcaaaaatccaaagaaaacaaaatggtgGTATCACg ATGATACATGCTAA
- the eloca gene encoding elongin C paralog a yields the protein MDGEERTYGGCEGPDAMYVKLISSDGHEFIVKREHALTSGTIKAMLSGPGQFAENETNEVNFREIPSHVLSKVCMYFTYKVRYTNSSTEIPEFPIAPEIALELLMAANFLDC from the exons ATGG ATGGTGAAGAGAGAACCTATGGTGGCTGCGAAGGGCCAGATGCCATGTATGTGAAGCTGATCTCGTCTGATGGCCACGAGTTCATTGTGAAACGAGAACATGCCTTGACATCTGGGACTATCAAAGCCATGTTAAGTGGGCCAG GACAATTTGCTGAGAATGAAACCAACGAAGTGAATTTCAGAGAGATTCCATCTCATGTCCTCTCCAAGGTCTGCATGTATTTCACCTACAAGGTCCGTTACACCAACAGCTCCACAGAAATACCCGAATTCCCCATCGCACCGGAGATCGCACTGGAACTACTCATGGCTGCAAACTTTTTGGATTGCTAA